One stretch of Acanthochromis polyacanthus isolate Apoly-LR-REF ecotype Palm Island chromosome 16, KAUST_Apoly_ChrSc, whole genome shotgun sequence DNA includes these proteins:
- the adgrf3b gene encoding adhesion G-protein coupled receptor F3: MVTTTDVYMAELVVESNITLEAQTVLSILSSTVAIQVNGSKGDVYSVNLASSELMAECLLIGDESSCNCSTGYVWSNTVCYNYNCCRETECTANVSHIVPLCIAKVTRLVRVEKPSSAVCYQSEPELKCFLNETVDDTSWSLSRPNEYFKLNDGSVVQQNLNCATPDYQSCISLKLKKLTGIWEGTYQCEFLTGSIAHTARISLKVALLPDVITLKIDPLTVQCDGNPSSQIKVTAFIPKSSESYKVWWSLNGDQKSELQNKTNGEQLEYTFNADISCQETSEPQYVNITFENRKGQTKTARVDIPVIYAGKGFCEEEDLWPVTPAGDTVLNQTCPEGRTGYRSRTCSEGRVWMDVFSNCVNAQLMKVVNAADNFLKGLGATQEVALNIFEGLKNSSTVDPDSSNKEADISASIGILDTMSMASKQIRLGEEVLPDLVDAASNMLNNTWSGVNNSVRHSMSSNYLMAMEGLVKNINVNKSNSFISENLNIKFCTIKDCNMSLFDIGVILNKTTGILKIMAMKNLMGKLKNTFHETEHTDLLLSATLNNNNDSDLEIQLDFPFKKEKSNRKFHCVFWDVKKSDWSDEGCFFRSSDGENIRCECHHLTAFSVLMAKGDISTETLDTITTVGLSVSVFSLLLFLAIEFLVWSAVVKSNLSHFRHTAIVNIAVFLLLADCSFLASTSPESLSDTTCFVLTVCKHLFYLAMFTWMLCMSVMLVHQLIFVFNPLRKRVFMFLSSILGYVVPILIVGSSYIYCKYTYRAYYDKKTCWLVFERLLEGSMHAFLIPVGTIMMTNLFSMVVVIVTLVKSSVQDSSKTEDKDTAKGILKVVLILTPIFGVTWIIGFFLLMLEPDNPMFEVANYSFTILNSFQGLFLLITGCFAEQKVREEFIKILTGKSRGGDTSKNFTSTTNTKDK; the protein is encoded by the exons ATGTCTACATGGCAGAGTTGGTGGTGGAGAGTAACATCACGCTGGAGGCCCAGACGGTCCTGTCCATTCTCAGCTCAACAGTCGCCATCCAAGTGAACGGCAGCAAAGGAGATGTCTACAGTGTGAACCTGGCAAGCAGCGAGTTGATGGCAG AGTGTCTTCTTATTGGCGATGAGTCCTCCTGTAACTGCTCCACCGGCTACGTTTGGAGTAACACCGTGTGCTACAACTACAACTGCTGCCGTGAGACGGAGTGCACGGCCAACGTTTCCCACATCGTTCCGCTCTGCATCGCCAAAGTCACAA GATTAGTGAGGGTGGAGAAACCCAGCTCTGCAGTGTGCTACCAGTCTGAgcctgagctgaaatgtttcCTGAATGAGACGGTGGACGACACCAGCTGGAGTCTGAGTCGACCCAACGAGTACTTCAAGCTCAATGACGGCAGCGTGGTGCAGCAGAACCTCAACTGTGCAACACCTGACTACCAGTcctgtatttctttaaaactcAAGAAACTGACGGGCATCTGGGAAG GAACATACCAGTGTGAGTTTTTAACTGGGTCCATCGCCCACACTGCCAGGATCAGCCTGAAGGTGGCGCTGCTTCCTGACGTGATCACCCTGAAGATCGACCCTCTGACGGTGCAGTGTGATGGAAATCCTTCTTCCCAGATTAAAGTTACAGCCTTCATTCCTAAAAGCTCAGAGAGCTACAAAGTTTGGTGGAGTCTCAACGGTGATCAGAAATCTGAGCTGCAgaacaaaa CTAATGGCGAACAGCTGGAATACACCTTCAATGCTGACATCAGCTGCCAGGAAACCTCCGAACCACAATATGTCAACATCACTTTTGAAAACAGGAAGGGACAAACAAAGACCGCAAGAGTGGATATTCCAGTAATCTACG CTGGTAAAGGATTTTGCGAAGAAGAGGACTTGTGGCCGGTAACCCCAGCAGGTGATACGGTCCTGAACCAGACGTGTCCTGAAGGCCGGACCGGCTACAGGTCCCGGACTTGTAGTGAAGGTCGTGTTTGGATGGATGTGTTCTCCAACTGTGTCAATGCACAGCTGATGAAAGTTGTGAATGCAGCTGAC AACTTCCTGAAGGGGCTGGGAGCGACCCAGGAGGTGGCTCTGAACATCTTTGAAGGCCTGAAGAACAGCTCTACAGTTGATCCTGATTCCAGCAATAAGGAAGCCGACATTAGCGCTTCCATCGGCATTCTGGATACGATGTCCATGGCTTCAAAGCAAATTCGCTTGGGAGAAGAAGTCCTACct GATTTGGTCGATGCAGCGAGCAATATGTTGAACAACACTTGGAGCGGGGTAAACAATTCGGTTCGTCATTCCATGTCATCAAATTACCTCATGGCCATGGAAGGTCTGGTGAAGAATATCAATGTCAACAAGAGCAACAGTTTCATCAGTGAGAACTTAAATATCAAATTCTGCACTATTAAGGACTGTAACATGTCTTTATTTGACATTGGCGTGATCCTGAACAAAACCACCGGAATACTGAAGATCATGGCTATGAAGAATCTCATGGGTAAATTGAAAAACACCTTCCATGAAACAGAGCACACAGACCTTTTGTTGTCAGCCACGCTGAATAACAACAACGATTCAGATTTAGAAATTCAACTGGACTTCCCATTTAAGAAAGAAAAGTCAAACAGAAAGTTTCACTGTGTCTTCTGGGATGTCAAGAAGAGTGACTGGTCAGATGAAGGATGCTTTTTCCGCTCTAGTGATGGTGAAAACATTCGGTGTGAGTGCCACCACCTGACGGCGTTCTCTGTCCTCATGGCCAAAGGCGACATTTCCACGGAGACCCTGGACACCATCACCACTGTGGGCCTCAGTGTGTCCGTCTTCTCCTTGTTGCTCTTTCTGGCCATTGAGTTTCTAGTGTGGTCGGCCGTGGTCAAAAGCAACCTCTCACATTTCCGTCACACAGCTATAGTGAACATCGCTGTCTTCCTTTTGCTTGCTGATTGCAGTTTCCTGGCTTCCACCTCTCCTGAGTCTCTCTCTGACACCACGTGCTTTGTTTTGACTGTTTGTAAGCACTTGTTTTACTTGGCGATGTTCACCTGGATGCTGTGCATGAGTGTCATGCTTGTCCACCAACTCATCTTCGTATTCAACCCACTGAGGAAGCGAGTCTTCATGTTCCTCTCCAGCATCTTGGGCTACGTTGTCCCAATCCTAATTGTTGGGTCCAGCTATATCTATTGCAAATACACCTACAGAGCCTACTATGACAAGAAAACATGCTGGCTAGTTTTTGAAAGACTCTTAGAGGGCTCCATGCACGCTTTCCTCATCCCAGTGGGAACCATCATGATGACGAATCTCTTCTCTATGGTGGTCGTCATAGTTACTCTGGTGAAGTCCTCGGTTCAAGACAGCAGCAAGACTGAAGACAAGGACACGGCCAAAGGCATCCTGAAGGTCGTGCTCATTCTAACGCCCATCTTTGGAGTAACGTGGATTATCGGCTTCTTTCTGCTCATGTTGGAGCCTGATAACCCCATGTTTGAGGTGGCTAACTACAGTTTCACCATTCTCAATTCCTTCCAG GGACTTTTCCTTTTGATTACAGGATGTTTTGCAGAGCAGAAG GTCAGAGAAGAATTCATAAAGATCTTAACA GGAAAATCCAGAGGAGGCGACACCTCAAAGAATTTTACTTCaactacaaacacaaaagacaaatga